TATATTTTAGCTGGAACTGAAGTTTCTTCTTTACTTGGTAGAATGCCTTCTGCTGTAGGATATCAACCAACTTTATCACAAGAAATGGGAGTTTTTCAAGAACGTATTGTATCTACAAATAATGGATCAATTACTTCAATACAAGCAGTTTATGTTCCTGCTGATGATTTTACTGATCCGTCTCCTGTTGCAACTTTTTCTCATTTAGATGCAATAATAACATTAAGTAGAAAAATTTCTTCTTTAGGAATATATCCTGCTGTAGATCCATTAAATTCTTCTAGTAATAATTTAAATTCGGTTATTGTGGGAGAAGAGCATTATAATGTTTCTAGAAATGTTCAACTTATTTTACAAAAATATGAAGATTTGAAAGATATTATTTCAATTTTAGGTATGGATGAATTGTCTGAAAAAGATAAATTATTAGTTTCACGAGCAAGAAAAATAGAAAAATTTTTGTCTCAACCTTTTTTTGTAGCAGAAATATTTACTGGAATTTCTGGAAGATATGTTAATTTAAAAGATACTATTTTAGGTTTTAAAGGTATATTGGAAGGACATTATGATGATATACCAGAACAATTTTTTTATATGATTGGTTCTATTGATGAAGTTTTAAATAAATTTAACAAAAAAAATAAAAATTATAAAAAAAGTTAATTTTAAAAAAAATAATTTTTTAAATATATTTTGAGATTTTAATTATGTGTTTTCGTTTAAATATTGTAAGTTTTAAAAGAAGTATTTTTTCTAAAAATGTTAAGAGTGCTAAAATTAAAGGAATTAAAGGTAATTTTAGTATTTATCCTAATCATTCTCCATTATTAACTTTTATTAGATCTGGTTTAATTAGTATATTAAATAATAAAGGAAATAAAGAATATATTTATGTTTCAAAAGGAATTTTTGAAATGAAATCAAAAATTTCAAATATATTAGTTAAATATGCTTTTTTTTTAAAAGACTTAAATAAAAATAAATTAATTAATAAGAAAAATAAAATAGAAGAAAATTATAAAAATATTAAAGATATTAAATTAGATATAAAAATAAATAAAAAATATCAAAATATTTTGAAAAAAATAGAATTTGTTAAGAAAATAAACAAATTTAAATAAAAATTTAATTTATATGAATAATGTATTTAGCGGCTGTTTTTTGTATATTTTTTTAATATATATTTTATGCCGCTAATTATTTTTTTTTAAAAATCTATATTTTCTGCTTTTAATGCATTTTCTTGAATAAATTTTTTTCTAGGTTCTACAGAATCTCCCATTAGAATATTAAATAATTTATTTGCATGTTCAGCATCTTTTATTTTTACTTGAACCATTCTTCTTGTTTTTGGGTTCATTGTTGTTGTCCATAATTGTGATGGATTCATTTCACCTAATCCTTTATATCTTTGTATATAGGTTTTTTTTGTAGATTGTTTCATAATCCATGTTAAAGT
The window above is part of the Buchnera aphidicola (Periphyllus testudinaceus) genome. Proteins encoded here:
- the atpC gene encoding ATP synthase F1 subunit epsilon, whose protein sequence is MCFRLNIVSFKRSIFSKNVKSAKIKGIKGNFSIYPNHSPLLTFIRSGLISILNNKGNKEYIYVSKGIFEMKSKISNILVKYAFFLKDLNKNKLINKKNKIEENYKNIKDIKLDIKINKKYQNILKKIEFVKKINKFK